From the Anoplolepis gracilipes chromosome 15, ASM4749672v1, whole genome shotgun sequence genome, the window GCAGCTTCCTGTACTGGTAGTGGACATCGAACAAAGCTGTGGCCACAGAGCATGGTACTACGCTAGCCAACTTTCTCCattggattaatttttattccacaAGCGCAAATTTCTGTCCAATTTCATTTCGTAAAGTATTTCCTGCTCCGAATTAATAAATCGCGCTGCGATAATTCAGGAAAATCCGCAGGATCGAACAGATTTTGCGACACGATTGTGGAACTACTTCTCGCATCCACGCGGAGGGATACATTTTAACAGCTATTTTACGGATATATAACTCCCTTCCGTTTTCCACTCGGTGACTATCGTTTCGGGTCTTTGGGATCTCGGGACGTTCTGGGATATTCTGCAGAGCTCTCTCGAACGGAAAGCGTTTCGTGGACGATAAAGTCAGCTGGAAGGATCTCAAAGGAGTCCTCAAGCAAGCGAATTATCAGACACGTGCTGGATACAGGTTGGTGCattcgataattaataaattcttagtTGTACAGTCGGCCAGACAACTAGAATAGTTCCTAATTACGGTGGAAAGACCCAAATGGAATCGTCGATTAGCAAGAATGCTCGGAAGATTGAAATGAGCGAGCTGAGTCACATGGAGGAGCTAGCCAAGTGGATCGTTAACGTGCGTCAGAAGAAGCTGAAGTGCCATAGGACGCCTAAACGGGATCTTCGAAGAGAGGCGTTGCTGACTCATACTTTACGCAACGCGGAATACGAGTACCGGGATAAACAGTTAAGGAGGGTCAGCCGTTGGCGCCGATTAAGAAGGCAGTTTCTCAAGGACGTGCAGTATGGGAGTTGCGGTTTGTACAATGCAGCTGAACGTCAAGATGCCGAGAACGAACAAGTatcaaaaaagaataattggCAATCTATGTGCGAGGACCTCAGTAGCTTGAATAACTTCCTGCAGCAACTCGGCAAGGTCAAGTCGGTTGTGCAGCGGTGACAAGATTCAAAAGACTCTTGGTTTCTCCAAACGTTACCGGAGCGAGACATCTGTGGAATTTATGGAACAAAGAAGCTTAATCTTTTCTTCGAAGCCAATCCTTTGATCCAGACTCGGATGTGAAATGGAGAAACCTTTGGCAATTGCTTGGTACACTATAATTTCTAACTGATAACTTCCTAACAACTTGACAATGTAAAGTCagttttatatagtaataattagattttaaaaacttatggATTTTTCATCACTGAAGCAAGATCTGTGTGCAATCTAGAAAGCCAAAGAAAACGCAATGTATTTCCCAAAGCCAATCTTTTTATCCAGACTTGTCATCGGAACGGGGAGGCCTATCAGTAATTGCTCATAttgctataatttttaatgatataattgatCTTTTGTTTCTACTCTTACTCAAAGAAAACGAATGGAGTTTTGCTTATATCTCAAGAGTCGAAGAAATTCTATTGTTCCAATAGCATCGACATATTTTGCTTGAAACTTTGAGATCTTGAAGTGATGAAAGCTTTGAAGTCAAATGGATATGTCGAGTCctacttttattattgatgAGTAGATTTAGGAAATCTACAATAGATACTACACAACATGAGAACACCTCTTGAACACCttctaagaaaaaagaagaaactttTCCAGAACCAGTGACAGAAGAAAGACTATGAGAGTTTTTAAAGGAATCTTCTGAGCAGTGCTAGACAGCGTTGTGGCAAATTTTGCAGTCTGGTACTTACCCTCGTATATACTTGGATGTTTTTTACTTACAGTCTTGCCGTTTGAGATGGCTATGGATTTGAGATGGATGCAAATGGACAGAGAAAGAgggataaaaagagaaaaaagaaagttgcTGTAATACAGATGCAGGCCTTACCTCAGGATTTCTCTTCACTTATTTTGGCCCTTGTAAGTCTGTTAGTTATCAAgttagtttataaataataccgAAGTATTTGACTTACTTGGAGCTTGTCCAGTAGTAGATATGCATTTCAGGTTTAAAATACTCTtacagaaaacaaaaaaataatttttacattcaaaaatatttttaaactttttataactttgtaATACATAGGTATATTGTAGGATTCTTGCATTGTGATAATAGTTTTATCAATGTAGTATTAATCTTCTTGATCCTGAACAGTATAattgagtaaaaaataaatctagaaTTAATTGACTAAAAATTGTACGATTACATTTTTCTGtttatcaaaatgtaaattgatTGCAGACtatgtattttgtacaattttgccaaactttaaatatatgtgtccatatatatccatttttctcttgtataattttaaaatattttatgctgtTTAGGATTAATGAAAAGAAGtggttttttaatttatacactgTAAACCATAGATTGTAAACCATTGtgatactattaatttttatcgaatttacTTGTAAGTATAATAGAAAAACTGTGATACAGAAGAGGAAGTTATCGAGAttgtatgtacaataaatgcatttcttaaataacaaaactattttttttcttgacttTAATTACCAAATGTTATTAAAcatgttattaaaatgttaataacatTCATTTTCAGTCTGCACATAGTCACCCTCGAAAATACATCTTATTGCGGGCGACGGATATGGCGATCCACATAAAGATGTCATCATCGGCGGTGGCTTAGAAAACTTAcatcaaaagagaaagagagtgagcTAGAGAAGtagaatgtatttataatttaataagagagggggaaaagggaaaaagtttttgtttCTAGAAACTGGTCCAACAAACTCGGCGGACAAGCGAAATTTTCTCTGAGTCATCATCGCAATAATGACCTCGTCTGCGTGATAGCTACAGCGATTAGAGGCGACATTCATTTGAGGAATTTTCATTTTCCCGAATCGATCGTGCATTTCCCCAGATCTTTCATTGAATAACGTAAGATAATGGTCTTCAGATGTGGATATACAGTTATATTGATCTGAAGGTTGCAGGTATATTTTAAGTAAGATGACCCGCAAGTATGCAAAACAATTTATTCGAGAGAGCtatcaagtttttttcttttcttattgatGTGTGAAATGCGATTGTCTGGTGTTGCTATAATATGTTCATAGATCTGCGCCAACTTTGGCCATCTTTGGCGGTCCACATAAAGATGTCATCGGCGGTGGCTTAGAAAACTTAcatcaaaagagaaagagagtgagcTAGAGAAGtagaatgtatttataatttaataagagagggggaaaagggaaaaagtttttgtttCTAGAAACTGGTCCAACAAACTCGGCGGACAAGCGAAATTTTCTCTGAGTCATCATCGCAATAATGACCTCGTCTGCGTGATAGCTACAGCGATTAGAGGCGACATTCATTTGAGGAATTTTCATTTTCCCGAATCGATCGTGCATTTCCCCAGATCTTTCATTGAATAACGTAAGATAATGGTCTTCAGATGTGGATATACAGTTATATTGATCTGAAGGTTGCAGGTATATTTTAAGTAAGATGACCCGCAAGTATGCAAAACAATTTATTCGAGAGAGCtatcaagtttttttcttttcttattgatGTGTGAAATGCGATTGTCTGGTGTTGCTATAATATGTTCATAGATCTGCGCCATCTTTGGCCAAATTGAGACCATAACCAGGATGGAAttccaatatatataatgtatggtTTGAAATTTTGAACGCTCAAAAATCGTAATAAGAATGATCACACAATAGGTGTTGAAGACTTATTGAGTAAAGAATGCCTGGAAAGTATATGCGTAAGAATACATTTAATAGaataagagaagaaaattatttgagaaaGTAATTTGAAGCTTGTCTCACGTTATACTCATCATATTTTACGATAGAAgataaaatgtcaataaataatgGGCAAAAACTTCAGAATCGATTTTAttcatgaatatataaatgttattgatGACTATGAATTTTGATACCAGCGTCTTCTGAATATAAAGCTAGGGGTGGGGGAAGGGAAGGGGTCACTAATCTTGCAGAATATTCGAAGCGTTTCAGATAGCCATGCGAGATAGTTAAGCCTCAGACTCTTTATGTGGAACTTTTCTTCCTCTTGAAAAGCATATATACGGATTCTTAGAAATATTACGAAGCACTGGTCAACTTTGACGACTTGTACTTTCTTGGTTGTCCTCGTGAGCAAATCTTATCTTTTTCCGCGCTGCGTCAAACAGGTTTGATATCGTTCTCTTTTAAAAGAACTTTTAAGAGAACTCTCTTTTTTCCACAGCAGTCATCGTATTAAATAGAGACACTTTGGTTTCAATTAATCGTCCCTTTAAAATATTGCCTGCTAATGGAGGTGTTTATAGAACCATGAAAATAGCCAATGATATATCCTGATTTGTCGGCTGCATTCGAATCGTCAGTGGTTTTCACAATCTCGACTAGGCGAGCCAAAATGTGGATTTGTGGATTTTCCGATTTTCTCGTTTTCgaattttaaagtttcttcCGCAGGCATGCTTTTACATTGTCTATGGTTTACTGTCGCGATTGGAAACTTCTTTGTCAACTGAGATTTTGCTGTAGAGGAGGATTATCATTGTGGACTTTTATATAGAACTTCAAGGAGGCTTCAACCTTTTTCAAAAGCGCCATTACAAAATTGGAGTTCCAGAAAACGGTATGTTTATCTTTCTAAATAAgatcatttaattaacttgattatttaagtatttagataaaatttataatttttcatatttttttcttgcagatatatttatgcatgAAAAATCGCTCATTGctgaaagaatattaaatttaaaagaaggaTCATTAAAAGATCAAGAAGACGCAGGAGAGAAACTTCATGGAATCAATGCAATCCTCTGGAACTATATTCTTAGAGAATATTTGTAAGACTTCGTCACAGAAGAGGTTCACTATGGAACACAGGATCATCATGGGATTTCATCATGGGATTTCATTGTCATAAGAGAATTATCACGAAACTTTGCCATAGAAGATCATTGTGAATTTTAATCATAGAAGAAGATTATTGTAAAGTTTAATCGCAGAAGAGGATcactataaaatttcattttacagaagagaataattataatagatttaaattcttaatattgtcaaatttttttataaaatatttatagaatatttatattagaatttaaaaaaatacaaatatttttgtacattaatatttactaaaaactttcttaaataaactcaaatatttttattaatgaattaattattagcatCTTCAATATCATTTTTGAGTTTATagagtttataattatataaatacagtaAGAAATTTCCTTAAATTTAGTGTgtatatgcgtaaaaattttattaccttatttctgtacttttttttacaaacaataaTGTGTCAcctttaaataattgttaatttttttctttccttgatatattatttttatttataacttttagcACACTTATaacattatcaaaattttttgcttttaatattgatttattttgagGTAACCATTTGCTTTTGTGTTAACAATATTCATTGTTTGAtacataaaatctaaattatgtAGTTTTAAATTCGCGCGTACAGAAAAGAACCAGTATATTTTAGCGTGCTGGTGTGGTACACATATTACCAGAATAAGTTCTGCCAATAGCAACcttgatacatgtatataaaagtcaAGAAGTCTGTGGTACATATATACCAAATGATCGCTAAAAATcgccttttatataaaatttatttgtagtgTGATTcctaacttttttatttatttatacgtgtAATAATCTTCaagtttgttaaataaaatacagaaaacaTGGAAAATTTCCAGCGTAAGTAAccttaaattgtttaaaaaatgtacaaaatatacgcacagaatatttctttacaaataaacaatcttttatattatgtattttggcgaaaataacaataatccAAACAATTATTTGActctacaaaaatattaatataaattgtaatgaaTTAGGTTAGATTAAATACAGTTTTGTGCAAGTATTAATCTAACAGATAAATGctttaatctatatatctttgatttgatgataataaattgttgtataaaaacaaatgtttgaaaaattaaaatcatcgttaagcactaaaaaaataacttggaATGCTAAAAACATTTCTTAAGATTAGGAAATctgttacataataatatcaacatatatattaaagtggTAGAAATAGTATGagtatactataaaatttaaaatttttaaattacataataaataaatatacaattactataatattaatattaatttattttattatattttattatatgtaaaaagtataatataacaaaatataaataaatcatgttttgcatggaaaattataaatccatataaaactatattttttaaaatcataaacaGTATGaatcacatatataattggCATAAAGCaacaatatgaattattttatgagtTGCAAAGCTTGtattaagcaaaaaaaattatatggttttttaaatatttatttttttttctttttttacagaaaagcAACTGATGGAGGCTTTTCGCATTGACTGTCAGGCATTGATTACGCGTTTTGAGCTAAGTTACAACACTCATTTTCAAAACTTCTGTGAGATCTGGAGAGATATGCAGTTTAACTTGATTTTTACGTgtgtatttcatttttctataaaagaatatgttaCTCTTAacattatagtaattttttttgcctCTAGGAAggtttaatttgttataatttaacttgtgatgttaaatataaatctattggaaaaaaacaattaatgaaaattaataatttgcagtTACTGTTCTTCTAAAGCAGCTTTAATgccattttatgaaaatactCTTTGTATTGCAAAACAATTTCTGATACATGTAACCAGTTTAAAGGAACGTATTGGAGCTCTGTATCTTATGTATGCAATATACTACAAAATTCCAAAAAATGagtttaaaattagaattaccATGTCAGATTGGAAATGTTTGATGGAGttgcataataaaatcaagGAAGAAGAATATCTTGATGCTAATTACATCTTATGCAAGATGATTGTTGATAATGCATTTGTTTATTGCATTAGCGATAGTGAGGTATATATAGTCTACCTGAAAttgaaaagtattaaatatttaattgaatattaaaatggcaaaattttatttaaaaaattgatttatgcatatatgtcAAGAaacatgttattattaatataaaaacattttcttgttTACAGTATGGCATCGAGAAACACTATCAAAAAAAGCAAGAACAGCCCAAGttgaatgttaatttaatgcCAGAGATCAAGGATCTAGCAGAACCTGGAAAGTTGTTGTCAACGATTAGTCAATTCAGCAAAATCTATGAGACGAAGAAACGCGTTTTATGCGACGAAAAGGGAGATTCCAGCTTGCAACTCTACAACGCCAACATAGCAgacgatattattaataaaattcgcgCAATGCAATCAGACAGTAGAACATTTGCCAAATCCAATATGAATTTAGGGCCTAGCTGTAGTAAGCTAACAGTATCATCATCGAATAGCGAAACTCAGCAAGATAAGAAACGGTAATTCTAGCATATCATATTCTGTGATATATCTCAAAGATGTAATAGTAATCCTacaaagaatgtaaaaaaaagttgttaaaaaaatgtagttgCTCTTTGCAAATagtgtatttataaatgtaattgtcGGTTACTGCTAGAAATCTGTcgtatatagtaataataataataattcttttgcaGCATACGATACCGCAAGAATAATATCTTATCCAAGATAGGCCGAGGGTTCGAAAAAGGGCTAGAGTCAGAACCCGAAGAAGAAGAACAAGATGACGACTTGGACATGGATTTTTTGGAAGAGAAGTTAAAAAAACCTTAAAAGTAAGTAAGAAAAAGATGCAGAAAATTATGATTCGAGACTTTcacttgatattaatttaagatgatggacctttttttatttcatgattTATGTACCGGATAAGATTATAAGAAATTCTATTGAATTTTGTCGTGGTTAAGACTGtgattttataacataacttgtatatactataattaaattttgtattaacttTGTATAATATCTTCTGCCAAAATACGGTAGATAACCAAAGAAGATAATTAGAAAGggatatatatagtattatgtaggtatataaataaaaattaagatatatatatatataatgtattaatgaaataaatgtatatatatatatatttttacgtctTCGTGaaacatcttttattaatatagatgaTGAGGATTAcagtaatattataactttttgtaTAAGAAAGTAATCAGTTGAATCTCTTACAAAAACGCTTTGCTCTGCATCAAACCAACATATCAGATAAgacaattcaattaaattactaaACTATAGCGAAatgaaattcaaataattctcTAAACATAAAAGCATGGGCACAATTGAagagtttaatataatagcagTCTAAttcactttaaaaaaaaatgactacTTTTGCTATTTGGGAAGACTTTCAAGATTTACAAGCATCCCgaacattctttattttttaaaaaatgatttgaaattttcgTCACACGTTTGAAATTAGCCCGATTCGCCAGCAGAAGCTTCGATAGGACTTGTTTAACAATCCGACTTAGCATTACTCGTCAATGCTGTTTTATATGCAAACCTAATAAGAAAGTTGTTCAGATGGCACTCTCTTAGTAGACCTTTAATTGATTATTGTCATCAAAGCCGGCGCTGTGACCCGCATTTCTCACTATAAAGCTGGTGCCGTCGTAGTGCATGCGACGCTCACCACGACGTACGAACAAATGCGACGTTTGACCAAGAGATGCAGTGCAGTGCAGAAAAGGCGTTGTCAATGACGCCGTGCCATTGCTGGGTGATGTACGTAATTGGTACTTGTTGCTATTTCGCGCAATCCTGttgtacaaaaagaaaatatcaaataacttATACgagtatcataaaaaaatataaaaattcgtcattatgttaattatataattttcagcataagaaataaaagaaattatcttttataatatgtgagaatataatatattttattatttttaattagtataataaaaaatttaatatttaaattagttatttatttttgttaaatttgtaaaatttttatatactagctttttttgatttttaaatatttccagATTAATCAATAAAGTGCAAATACCTAACAAGGCCGTCGGGAGTTTGAGATATTCTGATGTTGTTGATAATCCAATTCTCAACTCCTTCATCCGTTTGCCAATACTGAGCTGTACTGAGATGTGCAGCAGCTTCTTGCAAACATGTTGGCCCATGACGAGAGTCTGAGTAAAAGACACTCAGCGAAAAGTCCTgcgagatattaataaaaaattgcataaaataagtttattatagttcaattataattcaatgaaaaagaaatacaagacTAATTGtttctcataaaaattaagaaattataatattaaagtagaaGTTATGTTACTTAAAACGCATTACAGAAAGCTAAACTAGAAACTCTTGAAGTAGTTAATTTAGGAGCGTAAAATAAGTGTCCGCTCGTTTTCTTATTCTACCTGACTCATATCGGAGAAGGAGTCTGTTGTGGTTCTAGTCCCAGCCGTGTCCACCAAATAAACGAGTGCGCATTGTTCCGATGTGAAACTGACTCCCTTATACCACATCTTCGCGTATCTAGTAAAGTAAAAGtaaggaaattaattaacgcgaTCAATTAAGTGACAAGAGAATTTGGATAACTAACTTGTTATTGCCATGCATATCGTGGGCGACAATTTCTACCCGAGAACCATACTGATATATCCTACCATTGGGATGTAGTAAAGCAGCAGCCGCTCCGGAGCCACTCAGCGAAAGGACAATGTTGTTCTACGAAGATAAGGAACGATATAAAGATTTGGATTAAATTTAGATgagttgatattttattttataaagttcaaaaacatttaataatatattgatatttaaatttttttaataagactctatattagattaaaattatatattaatatttcttaatatttaaatatatattaaataaatttgtagttTTGTTTATGATGaaaattacacaattaaataaagaattaataaataaatatatttagtctatattctatttaattcttattactcgtgttctttaatatttttgtgccagttttattgaaaataaagagaaaatacactaataataattttcaaaaaataatttatatttttattataaattaatatttatgaaataatataattaaatattaatataatgcataaatCTAACTTAGAtacttcaatatttatattgataagagaagaaataagatcttatatttttatttttaagaaataataaaataatattaatgttaatattacaaaatattttatagagagaATTACCTTAAAATTGATGACCCTGACGGCACGATCAATGGTCATGTCTACGCGTATCCTATTGTGCAATCTCAATGATATGGTACCGTGGGGAGTGGCAACAACACCGCCGACACCGGCATCAGTATCGTGCTCCCTCCAATTTTCCGTATAAATGGAAGCTTCGTCGGTCAGATAATAAGGTCCGCTGATCGACTTCCTAGGCTGTCGCCAGATCGCCGCCGATCCCGAATACGCGGTTCCTCCATTTAGTCCATTCCACTGTTCGGCCGGAGGCTCGAAATACTTGGATAACTCGTATCGCTGtaagattgttaaaaaaaaagatcatgatatgaagagaaaggaaataaattgTCGTTTTATATGTGAGTATTAAATTGATCGAAATTAAAgcgagtttaattttttaagaatttacgAAAATTGCAGATTAGCTTCTGGAGCCTTGAATTAAATTACCTTTACattaattcgaaattttttaaaaataaatgtcccGTAAATTCtctgatttaataattgaaaaaatatttagatttgaagaagttgaattatttaaaatgaaaattatgcgagtaataaattgtataaatataatataaataaatctgcatatatataattcttaatgattctatatgttattttcactatactttataattctaataatccaagcaaatatttatacttttaatattccaaaaagaagttttgaaaaattttttaaatagttttctttgtttttttcacatagttgttatatttatttattttttattaatatttatttatttttcatattttcgtaattgtaagaaatctcaattaaaaaaagtaatttttattacacgaaacaagtatttttttttaataatattcaagatcctgtaatatttcttttttttataatattttttgtatttctgtTCAGATCTtgtcttaataaaaatcttaataaaaaatatccgatttaaattttctgaaaattttgttgatttCTATTTTGAGATGCAAACTCTTGTTttgaaatcatatttatttatgcttatatgaaataaaaaaaaacacaaagataaattaaagagGTAAAAGTCCAAAATTTGACTGTACTTGAAAATTGGGGTCTTCAGATTGAGCATGATAATTGTGGGCGGTGTAAAGAGATCTAGGTCGTATAGCTGTGCTCGAGCTAGTCTGATTCTGTATCGTCACGGGATACGATGGTGCTGTTTGCATCGTTGACAAGACAAAGGGCTTATGTATCTCCTTCCGATATTCGTTACAGGTATTTGTCATTTCCTTTACCTCAAATGGAAATAAATTGTCGTTTTATGCGAGTgttaaattaatcgaaattaaagcgagctataattttttaagaatttacgAAAATTGAGAgtcgagaaattaatatattagctTGAATTAAATTACCTTTACATTAActcggaatttttttttttttaataaatgtccCGTAAACTCTccgatttaataattgaaaaaaaaaaatttagattcgaagaagttgaattatttaaaatgaaaattttatgcgagtaataaataaaattgtataaacaaaatgataaataataaggaaacCATTGGATGAAAACGCACTTTGGAATCGCCGGCGGTGGCGGAATTCTTCGGTTTCTTGCGCCGGGACTTCCGGTGCTTCGTGACCGTCGCCTGGCCGATTTCGCCTGCGTGATCCACGGTTGAAGCGATTTTGGATATCCCGAGATCGACAATGTTACACTGCGTCTCGGCAGTCGTGGCTATTAGCTCTCGTAAGCTTCACCTCGAGCAGAAATTCGCACGGCAGGCTGCTGATGCTGTGTGCTAACAAGTGAATATCTCAGTCGCCCTGGTGATTCACCGAAAGACAGCTGATGATCTTATTGATGATCTGGAACCCTCTCCGACGCCGACGTAGATCTCCGCTCGCATGATTGTAtcgacgataaaaaaaaatgtccaaCCATAAATCGAAAAGCAGTTTCAAAAATgcaattcaacatttttttacgactaattttgaaatattaagtaagcaaaaaataataaact encodes:
- the LOC140673775 gene encoding uncharacterized protein — protein: MESSISKNARKIEMSELSHMEELAKWIVNVRQKKLKCHRTPKRDLRREALLTHTLRNAEYEYRDKQLRRVSRWRRLRRQFLKDVQYGSCGLYNAAERQDAENEQVSKKNNWQSMCEDLSSLNNFLQQLGKVKSVVQR
- the Pbp45 gene encoding snRNA-activating protein complex subunit 1; the protein is MENFQQKQLMEAFRIDCQALITRFELSYNTHFQNFCEIWRDMQFNLIFTYCSSKAALMPFYENTLCIAKQFLIHVTSLKERIGALYLMYAIYYKIPKNEFKIRITMSDWKCLMELHNKIKEEEYLDANYILCKMIVDNAFVYCISDSEYGIEKHYQKKQEQPKLNVNLMPEIKDLAEPGKLLSTISQFSKIYETKKRVLCDEKGDSSLQLYNANIADDIINKIRAMQSDSRTFAKSNMNLGPSCSKLTVSSSNSETQQDKKRIRYRKNNILSKIGRGFEKGLESEPEEEEQDDDLDMDFLEEKLKKP
- the Fest gene encoding uncharacterized protein Fest, with product MTNTCNEYRKEIHKPFVLSTMQTAPSYPVTIQNQTSSSTAIRPRSLYTAHNYHAQSEDPNFQRYELSKYFEPPAEQWNGLNGGTAYSGSAAIWRQPRKSISGPYYLTDEASIYTENWREHDTDAGVGGVVATPHGTISLRLHNRIRVDMTIDRAVRVINFKNNIVLSLSGSGAAAALLHPNGRIYQYGSRVEIVAHDMHGNNKYAKMWYKGVSFTSEQCALVYLVDTAGTRTTTDSFSDMSQDFSLSVFYSDSRHGPTCLQEAAAHLSTAQYWQTDEGVENWIINNIRISQTPDGLVRIARNSNKYQLRTSPSNGTASLTTPFLHCTASLGQTSHLFVRRGERRMHYDGTSFIVRNAGHSAGFDDNNQLKVY